One genomic region from Amia ocellicauda isolate fAmiCal2 chromosome 4, fAmiCal2.hap1, whole genome shotgun sequence encodes:
- the rgs19 gene encoding regulator of G-protein signaling 19 isoform X1, with the protein MCFRKRNGYSPPDHFNAKIYTGPVPAEREPPMARNESSPNRAQQPGNQRPNTCCFCWCCCCSCSCLTVRNEDENRTRRKSQETKLETIPNCEAFTKPTTEEMRMWAQSFDKLMKNPAGRNVFREFLRTEYSEENMLFWLACEDLKKEINKAVIEEKARMIYEDYISILSPKEVSLDSRVREVINRKMLDPTSHTFEDAQLQIYTLMHRDSYPRFLNSTIYKSLLQSGSRSSSES; encoded by the exons ATGTGCTTCAGAAAACGAAACGGCTACAGCCCTCCAGATCATTTTAATGCTAAAATT TATACAGGCCCTGTCCCGGCAGAGAGAGAGCCCCCGATGGCGCGGAATGAGAGCTCCCCAAACAGGGCTCAACAGCCGGGCAACCAGCGCCCAAACACCTGCTGCTTCTGCTGGTGCTGTTGCTGTAGCTGCTCATG TCTTACTGTTAGGAATGAAGATGAGAACCGGACACGAAGGAAGTCCCAGGAGACCAAACTGGAGACCATACCAAACTGTGAAGCTTT CACCAAACCAACAACAGAGGAGATGCGAATGTGGGCACAGTCCTTCGACAAGCTGATGAAAAACCCAGCAGGGAGAAACGTCTTCAGGGAATTCTTAAGGACTGAGTACAGTGAAGAGAACATGCTATTTTGGTTGGCTTGTGAAGACCTCAAAAAAGAAATTAACAAAGCAGTAATTGAAGAGAAGGCACGGATGATCTACGAGGATTACATTTCGATACTGTCACCCAAGGAG GTTAGCCTGGATTCCAGAGTGCGCGAAGTCATTAACCGGAAAATGCTGGATCCCACCTCTCACACCTTCGAGGATGCACAGCTCCAGATTTACACGCTAATGCACAGAGACTCGTATCCTAGGTTCCTGAACTCGACTATATACAAATCACTGCTCCAGAGTGGCTCCCGCTCTTCCTCGGAGTCCTAG
- the rgs19 gene encoding regulator of G-protein signaling 19 isoform X3 has protein sequence MMDILYTGPVPAEREPPMARNESSPNRAQQPGNQRPNTCCFCWCCCCSCSCLTVRNEDENRTRRKSQETKLETIPNCEAFTKPTTEEMRMWAQSFDKLMKNPAGRNVFREFLRTEYSEENMLFWLACEDLKKEINKAVIEEKARMIYEDYISILSPKEVSLDSRVREVINRKMLDPTSHTFEDAQLQIYTLMHRDSYPRFLNSTIYKSLLQSGSRSSSES, from the exons ATGATGGACATTCTG TATACAGGCCCTGTCCCGGCAGAGAGAGAGCCCCCGATGGCGCGGAATGAGAGCTCCCCAAACAGGGCTCAACAGCCGGGCAACCAGCGCCCAAACACCTGCTGCTTCTGCTGGTGCTGTTGCTGTAGCTGCTCATG TCTTACTGTTAGGAATGAAGATGAGAACCGGACACGAAGGAAGTCCCAGGAGACCAAACTGGAGACCATACCAAACTGTGAAGCTTT CACCAAACCAACAACAGAGGAGATGCGAATGTGGGCACAGTCCTTCGACAAGCTGATGAAAAACCCAGCAGGGAGAAACGTCTTCAGGGAATTCTTAAGGACTGAGTACAGTGAAGAGAACATGCTATTTTGGTTGGCTTGTGAAGACCTCAAAAAAGAAATTAACAAAGCAGTAATTGAAGAGAAGGCACGGATGATCTACGAGGATTACATTTCGATACTGTCACCCAAGGAG GTTAGCCTGGATTCCAGAGTGCGCGAAGTCATTAACCGGAAAATGCTGGATCCCACCTCTCACACCTTCGAGGATGCACAGCTCCAGATTTACACGCTAATGCACAGAGACTCGTATCCTAGGTTCCTGAACTCGACTATATACAAATCACTGCTCCAGAGTGGCTCCCGCTCTTCCTCGGAGTCCTAG
- the rgs19 gene encoding regulator of G-protein signaling 19 isoform X4, with the protein MARNESSPNRAQQPGNQRPNTCCFCWCCCCSCSCLTVRNEDENRTRRKSQETKLETIPNCEAFTKPTTEEMRMWAQSFDKLMKNPAGRNVFREFLRTEYSEENMLFWLACEDLKKEINKAVIEEKARMIYEDYISILSPKEVSLDSRVREVINRKMLDPTSHTFEDAQLQIYTLMHRDSYPRFLNSTIYKSLLQSGSRSSSES; encoded by the exons ATGGCGCGGAATGAGAGCTCCCCAAACAGGGCTCAACAGCCGGGCAACCAGCGCCCAAACACCTGCTGCTTCTGCTGGTGCTGTTGCTGTAGCTGCTCATG TCTTACTGTTAGGAATGAAGATGAGAACCGGACACGAAGGAAGTCCCAGGAGACCAAACTGGAGACCATACCAAACTGTGAAGCTTT CACCAAACCAACAACAGAGGAGATGCGAATGTGGGCACAGTCCTTCGACAAGCTGATGAAAAACCCAGCAGGGAGAAACGTCTTCAGGGAATTCTTAAGGACTGAGTACAGTGAAGAGAACATGCTATTTTGGTTGGCTTGTGAAGACCTCAAAAAAGAAATTAACAAAGCAGTAATTGAAGAGAAGGCACGGATGATCTACGAGGATTACATTTCGATACTGTCACCCAAGGAG GTTAGCCTGGATTCCAGAGTGCGCGAAGTCATTAACCGGAAAATGCTGGATCCCACCTCTCACACCTTCGAGGATGCACAGCTCCAGATTTACACGCTAATGCACAGAGACTCGTATCCTAGGTTCCTGAACTCGACTATATACAAATCACTGCTCCAGAGTGGCTCCCGCTCTTCCTCGGAGTCCTAG
- the rgs19 gene encoding regulator of G-protein signaling 19 isoform X2 — MCFRKRNGYSPPDHFNAKIYTGPVPAEREPPMARNESSPNRAQQPGNQRPNTCCFCWCCCCSCSWNEDENRTRRKSQETKLETIPNCEAFTKPTTEEMRMWAQSFDKLMKNPAGRNVFREFLRTEYSEENMLFWLACEDLKKEINKAVIEEKARMIYEDYISILSPKEVSLDSRVREVINRKMLDPTSHTFEDAQLQIYTLMHRDSYPRFLNSTIYKSLLQSGSRSSSES; from the exons ATGTGCTTCAGAAAACGAAACGGCTACAGCCCTCCAGATCATTTTAATGCTAAAATT TATACAGGCCCTGTCCCGGCAGAGAGAGAGCCCCCGATGGCGCGGAATGAGAGCTCCCCAAACAGGGCTCAACAGCCGGGCAACCAGCGCCCAAACACCTGCTGCTTCTGCTGGTGCTGTTGCTGTAGCTGCTCATG GAATGAAGATGAGAACCGGACACGAAGGAAGTCCCAGGAGACCAAACTGGAGACCATACCAAACTGTGAAGCTTT CACCAAACCAACAACAGAGGAGATGCGAATGTGGGCACAGTCCTTCGACAAGCTGATGAAAAACCCAGCAGGGAGAAACGTCTTCAGGGAATTCTTAAGGACTGAGTACAGTGAAGAGAACATGCTATTTTGGTTGGCTTGTGAAGACCTCAAAAAAGAAATTAACAAAGCAGTAATTGAAGAGAAGGCACGGATGATCTACGAGGATTACATTTCGATACTGTCACCCAAGGAG GTTAGCCTGGATTCCAGAGTGCGCGAAGTCATTAACCGGAAAATGCTGGATCCCACCTCTCACACCTTCGAGGATGCACAGCTCCAGATTTACACGCTAATGCACAGAGACTCGTATCCTAGGTTCCTGAACTCGACTATATACAAATCACTGCTCCAGAGTGGCTCCCGCTCTTCCTCGGAGTCCTAG